A genome region from Mycolicibacterium litorale includes the following:
- a CDS encoding type III PLP-dependent enzyme domain-containing protein, translating into MIHFRRSQTKPRHTVCHRALRGTPLHVPAELLTTAAVADWVRRRGLGVDVSSASELSLALDAGLPAARVAAQCGDVETVEAAVAAGVGRFVIGGWSEVMLLAGQPSAAHRVVVDVTAGTGERLAASVMSLGRLDVVGLRCSVSGDAEAGEAVRRMIEQMARLRRLHGAILTRVCLAGYGRGDVDPQELRRGVLGLQLAAEEACAALRYPRPALVLSLHAAALVGS; encoded by the coding sequence ATGATTCACTTTCGCCGTTCGCAGACCAAACCGCGCCACACCGTGTGCCACCGGGCGTTGCGGGGGACGCCGCTGCACGTGCCCGCCGAGTTGTTGACGACCGCTGCGGTGGCGGACTGGGTGCGGCGGCGCGGGTTGGGCGTCGATGTGTCGAGCGCGTCGGAGTTGTCGTTGGCGCTGGACGCGGGGTTACCGGCGGCTCGGGTGGCGGCGCAATGCGGTGATGTCGAGACCGTCGAGGCGGCGGTCGCCGCTGGGGTGGGGCGGTTCGTGATCGGCGGGTGGTCGGAGGTGATGCTGCTGGCGGGGCAACCGTCGGCGGCGCATCGGGTGGTGGTCGACGTGACCGCGGGGACGGGTGAGCGGTTGGCGGCGTCGGTGATGTCGTTGGGGCGGCTGGACGTTGTGGGATTGCGGTGCAGCGTGTCTGGCGACGCCGAGGCGGGGGAGGCGGTGCGCAGGATGATCGAGCAGATGGCGCGGTTGCGCCGTCTGCACGGGGCGATCCTGACGCGAGTGTGCCTGGCGGGGTACGGGCGCGGTGACGTCGATCCGCAGGAGTTGCGGCGAGGGGTGCTCGGGTTGCAGCTGGCGGCGGAGGAGGCGTGCGCTGCGCTGCGGTATCCGCGGCCGGCGCTGGTGCTGTCGCTGCATGCGGCGGCGTTGGTGGGCTCGTAG
- a CDS encoding RidA family protein: MPITLINPEGLPTVDLYRQVSVATGSKLVFIAGQVARDANGAKVGENDFAAQVEQCYLNMGTALAAAGATFDDVAKLTVYLVDWTPDKMPAFVDGVARASATLGITALPPLTGIGVATLAEPDMLIEVEATAVID, encoded by the coding sequence ATGCCGATCACCCTGATCAACCCCGAAGGCCTACCGACCGTCGACCTCTACCGGCAGGTCTCCGTGGCCACCGGGTCCAAGCTCGTCTTCATCGCCGGCCAGGTCGCCCGGGACGCGAACGGCGCCAAGGTCGGCGAGAACGATTTCGCCGCCCAGGTCGAACAGTGCTACCTCAACATGGGCACCGCCCTCGCCGCGGCGGGCGCCACCTTCGACGACGTCGCCAAGCTGACCGTCTACCTCGTCGACTGGACCCCCGACAAGATGCCCGCCTTCGTCGACGGCGTCGCCCGCGCATCCGCCACGCTCGGCATCACCGCACTGCCCCCGCTGACCGGCATCGGCGTCGCCACCCTCGCCGAACCCGACATGCTCATCGAAGTCGAAGCCACCGCCGTCATCGACTGA
- a CDS encoding UvrD-helicase domain-containing protein encodes MPYPDLPMPEEVSTELATDAASFAMSLPASVEMPAGAGKTHLLAATTKHIIDCGGRALVLTHTNAGVHAINARLKRFGITKGVQVSTIASFAFRLARAYPQLGGLRVPKLMVPAQAQYYVSAAIKVAQSRHIHAVLRASFTHLLVDEYQDCSETQHAFVLALRAAIPAAGVLGDPLQAIFGFNERLADWPTVQTQFPSHPTTIKPHRWSGHNEALGKWLLEIRPRMVPGHVVRWTNVALPEGVTFQNISDDPTGVTEAALATRPANETVLIIAPRANTARTIAGDLRGIFTVMEEMAGKYMAQRLENLATMSPIDYPLWLFDLTKSCHCNHGVLDTQTLRKRYANGKSAGDLLKGGAGGRAGAEPAIRAFDSIVSNPTLGTLAAAMSVVPTSPVLRLHSHEAWYDIQASIRGAIAHGDDPGVLLEELAKIREVLRHAGRRERRRIISRTLLVKGLEYDHVIIANVNEHASINDLYVALSRARKTIKILGVSDSLQLHQSPNGR; translated from the coding sequence GTGCCGTATCCGGACCTGCCCATGCCTGAAGAGGTATCAACTGAATTGGCGACGGATGCAGCATCATTCGCGATGAGTCTGCCAGCCTCCGTCGAAATGCCGGCAGGCGCTGGGAAGACCCATCTGTTGGCTGCGACAACCAAGCACATCATTGATTGTGGCGGTCGCGCTTTAGTGTTAACCCACACCAACGCAGGCGTGCATGCCATCAATGCACGCCTCAAGAGATTCGGCATCACCAAGGGAGTGCAGGTCTCGACCATCGCCTCCTTCGCGTTCCGCCTCGCACGGGCCTACCCTCAGTTGGGTGGCCTGCGGGTCCCCAAATTGATGGTCCCAGCCCAGGCCCAGTATTACGTCAGCGCAGCCATCAAAGTCGCACAGAGCAGACACATCCATGCAGTGCTGCGTGCATCGTTCACTCATCTGCTGGTAGACGAGTATCAGGACTGCAGCGAGACGCAGCACGCGTTCGTATTGGCTCTTCGTGCAGCTATCCCAGCAGCCGGAGTACTTGGCGACCCATTGCAGGCCATCTTCGGCTTCAATGAACGCCTCGCCGACTGGCCGACCGTACAGACACAATTCCCATCACACCCTACGACGATCAAGCCCCACAGATGGTCCGGCCACAACGAGGCGCTTGGCAAATGGTTGTTGGAGATTCGTCCACGCATGGTCCCCGGCCACGTTGTGAGGTGGACCAACGTTGCTCTACCGGAGGGTGTGACGTTTCAGAACATCTCTGACGACCCCACGGGCGTTACGGAAGCAGCCTTGGCGACCCGCCCCGCGAACGAGACCGTGCTCATCATCGCTCCCCGTGCCAACACTGCGCGAACGATCGCAGGAGACCTTCGAGGGATATTTACCGTGATGGAGGAAATGGCCGGGAAGTACATGGCGCAGCGCCTAGAAAACCTAGCGACGATGAGCCCAATCGATTACCCGCTCTGGCTATTCGATCTGACCAAATCATGCCACTGCAACCACGGCGTCCTCGACACACAGACCCTGCGCAAACGCTACGCGAACGGGAAGTCCGCGGGCGATCTGCTCAAGGGCGGTGCTGGCGGTAGAGCCGGCGCCGAACCTGCTATCCGCGCCTTCGATTCGATCGTATCGAACCCAACCCTAGGGACTCTGGCGGCTGCAATGAGCGTCGTTCCCACATCACCAGTGCTACGACTGCATTCACACGAAGCGTGGTACGACATTCAGGCATCGATCCGTGGAGCCATAGCTCATGGAGATGACCCCGGGGTGCTGCTCGAAGAGCTTGCGAAGATCCGTGAAGTGCTCAGGCACGCTGGGAGACGCGAACGAAGGCGCATCATCTCCCGCACCCTCTTGGTGAAGGGGCTGGAATACGATCACGTCATCATCGCGAACGTCAATGAGCATGCCAGCATCAACGATCTGTACGTGGCGTTGTCGCGCGCCAGAAAGACAATCAAAATCCTGGGAGTCAGCGACAGCCTGCAGCTGCACCAATCACCCAACGGCCGCTAA
- a CDS encoding ATP-dependent nuclease, which yields MRIRRVDIQNFRGIKFASWRLPKERSFLALIGPGDSTKTTLLTAIERTLHDRAGMTFVDTDFYGAKVDEPIRIRVAVADLPDQLITMDTFGTFLSGIDDAGEWSHDPTSESERCVIVELLVEADLEPVWQSYRPPLGGPDVQEDDPHPVRSAQRARITAYRIDDRIDAHLRWSSSSSLGKLTSKRGNTKATLTAANRAARDAASAAVTDDLKVLAREVQEAVHTIGTARFDDLKPGLDVSLSNTRGNLALFEGDVPLTNFGLGTRRLTGAATQQLANGGSATLLVDEVEYGLEPHRLVHLLSYLKNKDAFSQVFITTHSPTALRHLEPDDLAMVRATAAGTTYVRSLGDPPSLRPLLKTSPEAFLSRRIVINEGKTEYGVVLRLLQKWDDRLEQAVPSAALGVVALEGNGGTGSCKWAKEFLSVGYEVVLFIDSDDSNANALVSDVQTLGGVVVQWPDGACIESAVCAQLDETGLNGYIAAALEVAEDADAAKQSFSDNLRTYAVVNSVTPQGVELLDINTWTAAGIDLDACRSAIALVSKSKSWFKRVDKGQRLGTFILETPSLQTGKFKATIDQLRAAIYAESLAGQALTQPLDDDHAQSETRERQPGTHPGAVSGPAHA from the coding sequence ATGAGAATTCGACGCGTCGATATTCAAAATTTCCGCGGTATCAAGTTTGCGTCGTGGCGACTACCTAAAGAGCGTAGTTTCCTCGCTCTCATTGGCCCCGGCGACTCAACCAAGACGACGCTCCTGACGGCTATCGAGCGAACACTTCACGACCGGGCGGGTATGACGTTCGTCGACACGGACTTCTACGGCGCGAAGGTCGATGAGCCCATTCGGATCCGGGTGGCGGTGGCCGATCTGCCAGACCAGCTCATCACGATGGACACTTTTGGCACCTTCCTCTCTGGGATCGACGACGCGGGTGAGTGGTCGCACGACCCGACCAGCGAGTCCGAACGGTGCGTGATCGTGGAACTGCTCGTCGAGGCTGATCTTGAGCCAGTGTGGCAGTCCTACCGTCCGCCATTGGGCGGGCCAGACGTCCAAGAGGATGATCCGCATCCGGTGCGCTCGGCGCAACGCGCTCGGATAACTGCGTACCGCATCGACGACCGTATCGACGCGCACCTTCGTTGGTCGTCGTCATCGTCGCTGGGGAAGCTCACTTCTAAGCGCGGCAACACCAAGGCGACCTTGACTGCTGCAAACCGGGCTGCGCGGGACGCAGCCTCGGCTGCCGTCACAGATGACCTTAAAGTTCTTGCACGTGAGGTACAGGAAGCAGTGCACACCATCGGGACCGCCAGGTTCGATGATTTGAAGCCTGGACTTGATGTATCGCTGTCCAATACGCGTGGCAACCTTGCTCTGTTCGAGGGGGACGTACCACTCACCAATTTCGGACTGGGTACCCGCCGGCTAACGGGTGCTGCGACCCAACAACTCGCCAACGGAGGCTCCGCCACTCTGCTGGTCGACGAGGTGGAATACGGCCTAGAACCACACCGCCTGGTTCATCTACTTTCTTATTTAAAAAACAAAGACGCGTTTTCGCAGGTCTTCATCACCACCCATTCGCCGACCGCGTTGCGCCATCTCGAACCGGACGACCTGGCGATGGTTCGCGCGACAGCGGCTGGGACCACTTACGTTCGATCACTTGGCGATCCCCCCAGTTTGCGGCCGTTGCTCAAGACCAGCCCTGAAGCGTTTCTGTCACGGCGGATCGTGATCAATGAAGGCAAGACCGAGTACGGGGTCGTACTTCGACTCCTGCAGAAGTGGGACGACCGCCTGGAACAGGCCGTCCCCTCGGCCGCCCTAGGGGTCGTGGCGTTGGAGGGCAACGGCGGAACCGGTTCATGCAAGTGGGCGAAGGAGTTCCTCAGTGTCGGATATGAAGTCGTGCTGTTCATCGATAGCGACGATTCAAACGCGAACGCGTTAGTGTCTGACGTGCAAACACTCGGCGGAGTGGTGGTGCAGTGGCCCGACGGCGCGTGCATCGAATCAGCCGTCTGCGCGCAACTCGATGAGACGGGCCTCAACGGCTACATCGCTGCGGCACTCGAGGTCGCCGAGGACGCAGATGCCGCGAAGCAGTCGTTTAGCGACAACCTGCGCACGTACGCCGTTGTCAATTCCGTTACACCTCAAGGTGTCGAGCTTCTGGATATAAACACCTGGACAGCCGCAGGCATCGACCTGGACGCCTGCCGGTCAGCGATCGCTCTAGTGTCGAAGTCCAAAAGCTGGTTCAAGCGCGTCGACAAGGGCCAACGCCTAGGCACCTTCATCCTTGAAACCCCTTCTTTGCAGACGGGCAAGTTCAAGGCAACAATCGACCAACTCCGCGCTGCGATCTACGCAGAGTCGCTCGCCGGTCAGGCGCTCACCCAACCCCTCGATGACGACCATGCACAGTCGGAGACACGGGAGAGGCAGCCAGGTACCCACCCAGGTGCCGTATCCGGACCTGCCCATGCCTGA